In one Tessaracoccus palaemonis genomic region, the following are encoded:
- a CDS encoding NuoB/complex I 20 kDa subunit family protein, whose protein sequence is MGIEDKLPSGILLTTVEGVFGWLRKASFWPATMGLACCAIEMMAYGTPRYDAGRWGQEVFRASPRQADLMIVSGRVSQKMAPVIRQVYDQMPNPKWVISMGACASSGGMFNNYAVVQGCDHFLPVDMYIPGCPPRPDMLIDAMFKLREKVQHRPIGPNEAAAIEEAEQVALAAPAKIEMKGLMR, encoded by the coding sequence ATGGGAATCGAAGACAAGCTCCCCAGCGGCATCCTCCTGACCACGGTCGAGGGGGTGTTCGGCTGGCTGCGCAAGGCGTCGTTCTGGCCCGCGACCATGGGTCTGGCCTGCTGCGCGATCGAGATGATGGCCTACGGCACCCCGCGTTACGACGCGGGTCGGTGGGGCCAGGAGGTGTTCCGCGCGTCGCCGCGTCAGGCCGACCTGATGATCGTGTCGGGCCGCGTCTCGCAGAAGATGGCGCCGGTCATCCGCCAGGTGTACGACCAGATGCCGAACCCCAAGTGGGTCATCTCGATGGGCGCCTGCGCGTCCTCGGGTGGCATGTTCAACAACTACGCCGTCGTGCAGGGCTGCGACCACTTCCTGCCGGTCGACATGTACATCCCCGGCTGCCCGCCCCGCCCCGACATGCTGATCGACGCGATGTTCAAGCTGCGCGAGAAGGTCCAGCACCGCCCGATCGGCCCGAACGAGGCCGCCGCGATCGAGGAGGCCGAGCAGGTCGCCCTCGCCGCCCCCGCCAAGATCGAGATGAAGGGCCTCATGCGATGA
- a CDS encoding NADH-quinone oxidoreductase subunit A has protein sequence MNPYIPIVGMVILATAFVLISMGLSLVVGPRRYNRAKYDSYECGIHPTPQPAGGGKFPVKYYITAMMFIVFDIEVVFLLPWAVAYNQLGWFTKIAMIIFIVLFFIPYFYVLRRKGLDWE, from the coding sequence ATGAATCCCTACATCCCCATCGTGGGCATGGTGATCCTGGCGACCGCGTTCGTCCTGATCTCCATGGGGCTGAGCCTCGTCGTCGGCCCGCGTCGCTACAACCGCGCGAAGTACGACAGCTACGAGTGCGGCATCCATCCCACCCCGCAGCCCGCCGGCGGAGGCAAGTTCCCAGTCAAGTACTACATCACGGCGATGATGTTCATCGTCTTCGACATCGAGGTCGTCTTCCTGCTGCCGTGGGCCGTGGCGTACAACCAGCTCGGCTGGTTCACGAAGATCGCGATGATCATCTTCATCGTGCTCTTCTTCATCCCCTACTTCTATGTCCTGCGCCGCAAGGGCCTCGACTGGGAATGA
- a CDS encoding geranylgeranyl reductase family protein, producing MSFASPSGESGPTESDVIVVGAGPGGSTTAAYLAQHGLNVTLLEKSEFPREKVCGDGLTPRATRALTRLGVDTSLENGWLHNKGLRVYGGRTEPFEMDWPDLTDFPPYGLVRPRADFDDMLAKHAVAAGATLLQNTNVDGAILDDRTGRITGVTTKDGRRYHAPLVVAADGNSSRLAVSMGLNKREDRPMGVAVRTYYTSPRTNDDYLESWLELWDGERGKSNLMPGYGWVFGMGDGTCNVGLGVLNTSKGFGKTDYRELLKRWTDGTPEEWGFREQNQIGKVQGAALPMAFNRQPAYGRGLVLVGDAGGMVNPFNGEGISYAMESAEMAADAIVEARSRGFNTSSAERAMRAYPERLKAELGGYFRLGTVFVKLIGDPRIMKLCTTYGLPRPRLMRFVHKLLANLTDAHDGDAADRIINALCKAAPSA from the coding sequence ATGTCGTTCGCCAGTCCCTCGGGGGAAAGTGGTCCCACGGAGTCTGACGTCATCGTCGTCGGGGCCGGCCCTGGAGGGTCGACGACCGCGGCCTACCTGGCGCAGCACGGGCTGAACGTGACACTGCTGGAGAAGTCGGAGTTTCCGCGTGAGAAGGTGTGCGGCGACGGCCTGACCCCCCGCGCCACGAGGGCACTCACGCGACTGGGCGTCGACACCTCGCTGGAGAACGGCTGGCTCCACAACAAGGGCCTGCGTGTCTACGGCGGACGCACCGAACCGTTCGAGATGGACTGGCCGGACCTCACCGACTTCCCGCCCTACGGCCTCGTCCGTCCCCGCGCCGACTTCGACGACATGCTGGCGAAGCACGCCGTCGCGGCGGGCGCCACACTGCTCCAGAACACCAACGTCGACGGCGCGATCCTCGACGACCGCACCGGCCGCATCACGGGCGTCACGACCAAGGACGGCCGCCGCTACCACGCGCCGCTGGTCGTCGCGGCCGACGGCAACTCGTCGCGGCTGGCGGTCTCGATGGGCCTCAACAAGCGCGAGGACCGGCCGATGGGCGTGGCGGTGCGCACGTACTACACGAGCCCCCGTACCAACGACGACTACCTGGAGAGCTGGCTCGAGCTCTGGGACGGCGAGCGCGGCAAGTCCAACCTGATGCCCGGCTACGGCTGGGTCTTCGGGATGGGCGACGGCACCTGCAACGTCGGCCTCGGCGTGCTCAACACGTCGAAGGGCTTCGGTAAGACCGACTACCGCGAGCTGCTGAAGCGCTGGACCGACGGCACCCCCGAGGAGTGGGGTTTCCGCGAGCAGAACCAGATCGGCAAGGTGCAGGGCGCCGCGCTGCCGATGGCCTTCAACCGCCAGCCCGCCTACGGCCGTGGCCTCGTGCTCGTCGGCGACGCCGGGGGCATGGTCAACCCGTTCAACGGCGAGGGCATCAGCTACGCGATGGAGTCCGCGGAGATGGCCGCCGACGCGATCGTCGAGGCCCGCTCGCGCGGCTTCAACACCAGCTCGGCAGAGCGCGCGATGCGCGCCTATCCCGAGCGTCTCAAGGCTGAACTCGGCGGCTACTTCCGCCTCGGCACCGTCTTCGTGAAGCTCATCGGCGACCCCCGGATCATGAAGCTCTGCACCACCTACGGACTGCCGCGGCCGAGGCTCATGCGCTTCGTCCACAAGCTGCTCGCAAATCTGACCGACGCGCACGACGGCGATGCGGCCGACCGCATCATCAACGCGCTCTGCAAGGCCGCCCCGTCGGCCTGA